The Dasypus novemcinctus isolate mDasNov1 chromosome 12, mDasNov1.1.hap2, whole genome shotgun sequence genome includes a window with the following:
- the TNS2 gene encoding tensin-2 isoform X8, producing MERRWDLDLTYVTERILAAAFPARPDEQRHRGHLRELAHVLQSKHRDKYLLFNLSEKRHDLSRLNPKVQDFGWPELHAPLLDKLCSICKAMETWLSADPQHVVVLYCKGSKGKLGVIVSAYMHYSKISAGADQALATLTMHKFCEDKVAAELQPSQRRYISYFSGLLSGSIRMNSSPLFLHYVLVPVLPAFEPGTGFQPFLKIYQSMQLVYTSGVYHIAGPGPHQQLCISLEPALLLKGDVMVTCYHKSGRGTDRTLVFRVQFHTCTIHGTRLSFPKDQLDKAWTDERFPFQASVEFVFSSSPEKVKGSTPRNDPSVSVDYNTAEPAVRWDSYENFNQHHEDSVDGSLTHTRGPLDGSPYAQVQRVPRQTPPAPSPEPPPPPMLSVSSDSGHSSTLTTEPTAESPGRPPPTVAERQELDRLLGGCGVVSGSRGAGRETAILDDDEQAPTGRGPHLGLYSGPRPGLGRHCSCRQGYREPSGASNGGYYRPEGTLERRRLAYAGYEGPPQGYAEASMEKRRLCRSLSEGPYPYQPELGKPASGDFGYRSPGYREVVILEDPGLPALCSCPACEEKLALPTAALYGLRLEREAGEGWVSEAGKPLLHPVRPGHPLPVLVPACGHHHAPVPDYSCLKPPKVGEEGHEGCPYALCPEGRYGHPGYPALVTYGYGGAVPAYCPAYGRVPRSCGSPGEGRGYPSPGAHSPRAGSISPGSPPYPQSRKLSYEIPAEEGGDRYPLPGHLAPASPLASAESPEPGSWREDPSGHSAPPLSPRDAQCSASSELSGPSTPLHTSSPVQGKEGARRQDTRSPTLAPIQRLSPGKTSPPASQGGTQKATELPARSGPEPPTPSSFSPTSPPHSPNDWPQEKSPGGCSDITNPRSPVPTTLPGLRHAPWQSPRGPPDSPDGSPLTPVPTQMPWLVASPEPPQSSPTPAFPVAVSYDTNGLTQPPLPEKRHLPGPGQQPGPWGPEQASPPARGTSHHVTFAPLLPDNAPQPSVPPSQESQSNVKFVQDTSKFWYKPHLSRDQAIALLKDQEPGAFLIRDSHSFQGAYGLALKVATPPPSTQPWKGDPLEQLVRHFLIETGPKGVKIKGCPSEPYFGSLSSLVSQHSISPISLPCCLRIPSKDPLEETPEAPAPTNMSTAADLLRQGAACSVLYLTSVETESLTGPQAVARASSAALNCSPRPTPGVIHFKVSAHGITLTDNQRKLFFRRHYPVNSITFSSTDPQDRRWTNPDGTTSKIFGFVAKKPGSPWENVCHLFAELDPDQPAGAIVTFITKVLLGQRK from the exons CTCTTCAACCTTTCAGAGAAAAGACATGACCTGAGCCGCCTAAATCCTAAG GTCCAGGACTTCGGCTGGCCTGAGCTGCATGCCCCACTCCTGGACAAGCTGTGCTCCATCTGCAAGGCCATGGAGACATGGCTCAGCGCCGACCCGCAGCACGTGGTCGTGCTGTACTGCAAG GGGAGCAAGGGAAAGCTGGGGGTCATCGTCTCTGCCTACATGCACTACAGCAAGATCTCCGCAGG GGCAGACCAGGCACTGGCCACGCTTACCATGCACAAGTTCTGTGAGGACAAGGTGGCCGCGGAACTGCAGCCTTCCCAGCGCCG ATACATCAGCTACTTCAGTGGTCTGCTGTCGGGTTCCATTCGAATGAACAGCAGCCCTCTCTTCCTGCACTATGTGCTTGTGCCTGTGCTGCCAGCCTTTGAACCCGGCACAG GCTTCCAGCCCTTCCTCAAGATCTACCAGTCCATGCAGCTCGTCTACACGTCAGGAGTCTA TCACATTGCAGGCCCTGGTCCTCATCAGCAACTTTGCATCAGCCTGGAGCCAGCCCTCCTCCTGAAAGGCGACGTCATG GTGACATGCTATCACAAGAGTGGCCGGGGGACCGATCGGACCCTGGTGTTCCGAGTCCAGTTCCACACGTGCACCATCCATGGGACAAGGCTGTCCTTCCCCAAGGACCAGCTGGACAAGGCCTGGACGG ACGAGAGATTCCCCTTCCAAGCCTCAGTGGAGTTCGTCTTCTCCTCCAGCCCCGAGAAGGTCAAAG GCAGCACCCCGCGGAATGACCCCTCGGTCTCTGTCGACTACAACACGGCAGAGCCTGCCGTGCGCTGGGACTCCTACGAGAACTTCAACCAGCACCACGAGGACAGCGTGGACG GCTCCCTGACCCACACTCGGGGCCCTCTGGACGGCAGTCCGTATGCCCAGGTGCAGCGGGTGCCCCGGCAGACCCCACCGGCACCCTCACCAGAGCCGCCGCCACCCCCCATGCTCTCTGTCAGCAGTGACTCTGGCCATTCCTCCACGCTGACCACAGAGCCAACTGCGGAGTCCCCTGGCCGGCCACCCCCGACGGTGGCTGAGCGGCAGGAACTAGATCGCCTCCTGGGAGGCTGCGGAGTGGTCAGTGGGAGCCGGGGTGCCGGGCGCGAGACAGCCATCCTCGACGATGACGAGCAGGCTCCCACAGGCAGGGGCCCCCACCTCGGGCTGTATTCGGGGCCCAGGCCTGGCCTCGGCCGCCACTGCTCCTGCCGCCAGGGCTACCGGGAACCTAGCGGGGCCTCCAATGGGGGCTACTACCGGCCGGAGGGCACCCTGGAGAGGCGGCGACTGGCCTACGCGGGCTACGAGGGGCCCCCCCAGGGCTATGCCGAGGCCTCGATGGAGAAGAGGCGCCTCTGCCGATCGCTGTCCGAGGGGCCGTACCCATACCAGCCTGAGCTGGGGAAGCCAGCCAGTGGGGACTTCGGCTACCGTTCGCCTGGCTACCGGGAGGTGGTAATCCTGGAGGATCCCGGGCTGCCTGCCTTGTGCTCATGCCCGGCCTGTGAGGAGAAGCTGGCGCTGCCCACGGCAGCTCTATATGGGCTGCGGCTGGAGAGGGAGGCGGGCGAGGGGTGGGTGAGCGAGGCTGGCAAGCCCCTCCTACACCCGGTGCGGCCTGGGCACCCCTTACCCGTGCTGGTGCCTGCCTGTGGGCACCACCATGCCCCAGTGCCTGACTACAGCTGCCTGAAGCCGCCCAAGGTGGGGGAAGAAGGGCATGAGGGCTGTCCCTATGCCCTGTGCCCTGAGGGCAGGTATGGGCATCCAGGGTACCCTGCCTTGGTGACCTACGGCTATGGAGGAGCAGTGCCTGCTTACTGCCCGGCATATGGCCGGGTACCTCGCAGCTGTGGATCTCCGGGCGAGGGAAGAGGGTATCCCAGCCCTGGTGCCCACTCCCCACGGGCTGGCTCCATTTCCCCGGGCAGCCCACCCTACCCACAATCCAGGAAGCTGAGCTACGAGATCCCTGCAGAAGAGGGAGGGGACAGGTATCCACTGCCCGGGCACCTGGCCCCTGCAAGCCCCTTGGCATCTGCAG AGTCGCCTGAGCCAGGCTCCTGGAGGGAGGACCCCAGTGGGCACAGCGCCCCGCCGCTGTCTCCCAGAGATGCCCAGTGCAGTGCCTCCTCAGAACTGTCTGGCCCCTCCACACCCCTGCACACCAGCAGCCCGGTCCAGGGCAAGGAAGG CGCCCGACGCCAGGACACCAGGTCTCCCACCTTGGCACCCATTCAGAGGCTGAGTCCTGGCAAGACCTCACCCCCTGCTTCCCAGGGAGGCACCCAAAAGGCTACTGAGCTGCCAGCAAGAAGTGGGCCTGAGCCTCCGACCCCTAGCTCCTTCTCCCCgacctcccctccccactcaccCAATGACTGGCCTCAGGAAAAGAGCCCTGGGGGCTGCTCCGATATCACCAATCCACGCAGTCCTGTGCCCACCACACTGCCTGGCCTCCGCCATGCCCCCTGGCAGAGCCCTCGAGGCCCCCCCGACAGCCCAGATGGGTCCCCCCTCACCCCTGTGCCGACTCAGATGCCCTGGCTCGTGGCCAGCCCAGAGCCACCACAGAGTTCCCCCACGCCTGCCTTCCCCGTGGCTGTGTCCTATGACACCAATGGCCTCACCCAGCCCCCACTGCCTGAGAAACGCCACCTGCCAGGGCCTGGGCAGcagccagggccctggggcccagagcaggcatcaccaccAGCCAGAGGCACCAGTCACCACGTCACCTTCGCACCCCTGCTCCCGGATAATGCCCCCCAACCCTCAG TGCCCCCTTCTCAAGAGAGCCAAAGCAACGTGAAGTTTGTCCAGGACACGTCTAAGTTCTGGTACAAGCCACACCTGTCCCGAGACCAAG CCATTGCTCTGCTGAAGGACCAGGAGCCTGGGGCCTTCCTGATCAGGGACAGTCATTCATTCCAAGGAGCTTATGGGCTGGCCCTGAAGGTGGCTACGcccccacccagcacccagccctgGAAAG gggaCCCCCTGGAGCAGCTGGTCCGCCATTTCCTCATTGAGACTGGGCCCAAAGGCGTGAAGATCAAGGGCTGtcccagtgagccctactttg GCAGCCTGTCCTCCCTGGTCTCCCAACACTCCATCTCCCCCATCTCCCTGCCTTGCTGCCTGCGCATTCCCAGCAAAG ATCCTCTGGAGGAGACCCCAGAGGCTCCAGCGCCCACCAATATGAGCACAGCAGCAGACCTCCTGCGTCAGGGCGCCG CTTGCAGTGTGCTCTACCTGACCTCAGTGGAGACGGAGTCACTGACAGGGCCCCAGGCAGTTGCCCGGGCCAGCTCTGCAGCCCTGAACTGCAGCCCCCGCCCTACGCCAGGTGTCATCCATTTCAAGGTCTCAGCCCACGGCATTACGCTGACAGATAACCAAAGGAA GCTCTTCTTTCGCCGCCATTATCCAGTGAACAGCATCACTTTCTCCAGCACTGACCCACAGGACCGGAG ATGGACCAACCCAGACGGGACCACCTCCAA GATCTTTGGTTTTGTGGCCAAGAAGCCAGGCAGCCCCTGGGAGAACGTGTGTCACCTCTTTGCAGAGCTtgacccagatcagcctgcaggcgCAATTGTCACTTTCATCACCAAAGTTCTACTGGGCCAGAGAAAATGA
- the TNS2 gene encoding tensin-2 isoform X6: protein MGRASRAEVTSFCQALPPAELRRNTAPVRRIEHLGSTKSLNHSKQRSTLPRSFSLDPLMERRWDLDLTYVTERILAAAFPARPDEQRHRGHLRELAHVLQSKHRDKYLLFNLSEKRHDLSRLNPKVQDFGWPELHAPLLDKLCSICKAMETWLSADPQHVVVLYCKGSKGKLGVIVSAYMHYSKISAGADQALATLTMHKFCEDKVAAELQPSQRRYISYFSGLLSGSIRMNSSPLFLHYVLVPVLPAFEPGTGFQPFLKIYQSMQLVYTSGVYHIAGPGPHQQLCISLEPALLLKGDVMVTCYHKSGRGTDRTLVFRVQFHTCTIHGTRLSFPKDQLDKAWTDERFPFQASVEFVFSSSPEKVKGSTPRNDPSVSVDYNTAEPAVRWDSYENFNQHHEDSVDGSLTHTRGPLDGSPYAQVQRVPRQTPPAPSPEPPPPPMLSVSSDSGHSSTLTTEPTAESPGRPPPTVAERQELDRLLGGCGVVSGSRGAGRETAILDDDEQAPTGRGPHLGLYSGPRPGLGRHCSCRQGYREPSGASNGGYYRPEGTLERRRLAYAGYEGPPQGYAEASMEKRRLCRSLSEGPYPYQPELGKPASGDFGYRSPGYREVVILEDPGLPALCSCPACEEKLALPTAALYGLRLEREAGEGWVSEAGKPLLHPVRPGHPLPVLVPACGHHHAPVPDYSCLKPPKVGEEGHEGCPYALCPEGRYGHPGYPALVTYGYGGAVPAYCPAYGRVPRSCGSPGEGRGYPSPGAHSPRAGSISPGSPPYPQSRKLSYEIPAEEGGDRYPLPGHLAPASPLASAESPEPGSWREDPSGHSAPPLSPRDAQCSASSELSGPSTPLHTSSPVQGKEGARRQDTRSPTLAPIQRLSPGKTSPPASQGGTQKATELPARSGPEPPTPSSFSPTSPPHSPNDWPQEKSPGGCSDITNPRSPVPTTLPGLRHAPWQSPRGPPDSPDGSPLTPVPTQMPWLVASPEPPQSSPTPAFPVAVSYDTNGLTQPPLPEKRHLPGPGQQPGPWGPEQASPPARGTSHHVTFAPLLPDNAPQPSVPPSQESQSNVKFVQDTSKFWYKPHLSRDQAIALLKDQEPGAFLIRDSHSFQGAYGLALKVATPPPSTQPWKGDPLEQLVRHFLIETGPKGVKIKGCPSEPYFGSLSSLVSQHSISPISLPCCLRIPSKDPLEETPEAPAPTNMSTAADLLRQGAACSVLYLTSVETESLTGPQAVARASSAALNCSPRPTPGVIHFKVSAHGITLTDNQRKLFFRRHYPVNSITFSSTDPQDRRWTNPDGTTSKIFGFVAKKPGSPWENVCHLFAELDPDQPAGAIVTFITKVLLGQRK, encoded by the exons CTCTTCAACCTTTCAGAGAAAAGACATGACCTGAGCCGCCTAAATCCTAAG GTCCAGGACTTCGGCTGGCCTGAGCTGCATGCCCCACTCCTGGACAAGCTGTGCTCCATCTGCAAGGCCATGGAGACATGGCTCAGCGCCGACCCGCAGCACGTGGTCGTGCTGTACTGCAAG GGGAGCAAGGGAAAGCTGGGGGTCATCGTCTCTGCCTACATGCACTACAGCAAGATCTCCGCAGG GGCAGACCAGGCACTGGCCACGCTTACCATGCACAAGTTCTGTGAGGACAAGGTGGCCGCGGAACTGCAGCCTTCCCAGCGCCG ATACATCAGCTACTTCAGTGGTCTGCTGTCGGGTTCCATTCGAATGAACAGCAGCCCTCTCTTCCTGCACTATGTGCTTGTGCCTGTGCTGCCAGCCTTTGAACCCGGCACAG GCTTCCAGCCCTTCCTCAAGATCTACCAGTCCATGCAGCTCGTCTACACGTCAGGAGTCTA TCACATTGCAGGCCCTGGTCCTCATCAGCAACTTTGCATCAGCCTGGAGCCAGCCCTCCTCCTGAAAGGCGACGTCATG GTGACATGCTATCACAAGAGTGGCCGGGGGACCGATCGGACCCTGGTGTTCCGAGTCCAGTTCCACACGTGCACCATCCATGGGACAAGGCTGTCCTTCCCCAAGGACCAGCTGGACAAGGCCTGGACGG ACGAGAGATTCCCCTTCCAAGCCTCAGTGGAGTTCGTCTTCTCCTCCAGCCCCGAGAAGGTCAAAG GCAGCACCCCGCGGAATGACCCCTCGGTCTCTGTCGACTACAACACGGCAGAGCCTGCCGTGCGCTGGGACTCCTACGAGAACTTCAACCAGCACCACGAGGACAGCGTGGACG GCTCCCTGACCCACACTCGGGGCCCTCTGGACGGCAGTCCGTATGCCCAGGTGCAGCGGGTGCCCCGGCAGACCCCACCGGCACCCTCACCAGAGCCGCCGCCACCCCCCATGCTCTCTGTCAGCAGTGACTCTGGCCATTCCTCCACGCTGACCACAGAGCCAACTGCGGAGTCCCCTGGCCGGCCACCCCCGACGGTGGCTGAGCGGCAGGAACTAGATCGCCTCCTGGGAGGCTGCGGAGTGGTCAGTGGGAGCCGGGGTGCCGGGCGCGAGACAGCCATCCTCGACGATGACGAGCAGGCTCCCACAGGCAGGGGCCCCCACCTCGGGCTGTATTCGGGGCCCAGGCCTGGCCTCGGCCGCCACTGCTCCTGCCGCCAGGGCTACCGGGAACCTAGCGGGGCCTCCAATGGGGGCTACTACCGGCCGGAGGGCACCCTGGAGAGGCGGCGACTGGCCTACGCGGGCTACGAGGGGCCCCCCCAGGGCTATGCCGAGGCCTCGATGGAGAAGAGGCGCCTCTGCCGATCGCTGTCCGAGGGGCCGTACCCATACCAGCCTGAGCTGGGGAAGCCAGCCAGTGGGGACTTCGGCTACCGTTCGCCTGGCTACCGGGAGGTGGTAATCCTGGAGGATCCCGGGCTGCCTGCCTTGTGCTCATGCCCGGCCTGTGAGGAGAAGCTGGCGCTGCCCACGGCAGCTCTATATGGGCTGCGGCTGGAGAGGGAGGCGGGCGAGGGGTGGGTGAGCGAGGCTGGCAAGCCCCTCCTACACCCGGTGCGGCCTGGGCACCCCTTACCCGTGCTGGTGCCTGCCTGTGGGCACCACCATGCCCCAGTGCCTGACTACAGCTGCCTGAAGCCGCCCAAGGTGGGGGAAGAAGGGCATGAGGGCTGTCCCTATGCCCTGTGCCCTGAGGGCAGGTATGGGCATCCAGGGTACCCTGCCTTGGTGACCTACGGCTATGGAGGAGCAGTGCCTGCTTACTGCCCGGCATATGGCCGGGTACCTCGCAGCTGTGGATCTCCGGGCGAGGGAAGAGGGTATCCCAGCCCTGGTGCCCACTCCCCACGGGCTGGCTCCATTTCCCCGGGCAGCCCACCCTACCCACAATCCAGGAAGCTGAGCTACGAGATCCCTGCAGAAGAGGGAGGGGACAGGTATCCACTGCCCGGGCACCTGGCCCCTGCAAGCCCCTTGGCATCTGCAG AGTCGCCTGAGCCAGGCTCCTGGAGGGAGGACCCCAGTGGGCACAGCGCCCCGCCGCTGTCTCCCAGAGATGCCCAGTGCAGTGCCTCCTCAGAACTGTCTGGCCCCTCCACACCCCTGCACACCAGCAGCCCGGTCCAGGGCAAGGAAGG CGCCCGACGCCAGGACACCAGGTCTCCCACCTTGGCACCCATTCAGAGGCTGAGTCCTGGCAAGACCTCACCCCCTGCTTCCCAGGGAGGCACCCAAAAGGCTACTGAGCTGCCAGCAAGAAGTGGGCCTGAGCCTCCGACCCCTAGCTCCTTCTCCCCgacctcccctccccactcaccCAATGACTGGCCTCAGGAAAAGAGCCCTGGGGGCTGCTCCGATATCACCAATCCACGCAGTCCTGTGCCCACCACACTGCCTGGCCTCCGCCATGCCCCCTGGCAGAGCCCTCGAGGCCCCCCCGACAGCCCAGATGGGTCCCCCCTCACCCCTGTGCCGACTCAGATGCCCTGGCTCGTGGCCAGCCCAGAGCCACCACAGAGTTCCCCCACGCCTGCCTTCCCCGTGGCTGTGTCCTATGACACCAATGGCCTCACCCAGCCCCCACTGCCTGAGAAACGCCACCTGCCAGGGCCTGGGCAGcagccagggccctggggcccagagcaggcatcaccaccAGCCAGAGGCACCAGTCACCACGTCACCTTCGCACCCCTGCTCCCGGATAATGCCCCCCAACCCTCAG TGCCCCCTTCTCAAGAGAGCCAAAGCAACGTGAAGTTTGTCCAGGACACGTCTAAGTTCTGGTACAAGCCACACCTGTCCCGAGACCAAG CCATTGCTCTGCTGAAGGACCAGGAGCCTGGGGCCTTCCTGATCAGGGACAGTCATTCATTCCAAGGAGCTTATGGGCTGGCCCTGAAGGTGGCTACGcccccacccagcacccagccctgGAAAG gggaCCCCCTGGAGCAGCTGGTCCGCCATTTCCTCATTGAGACTGGGCCCAAAGGCGTGAAGATCAAGGGCTGtcccagtgagccctactttg GCAGCCTGTCCTCCCTGGTCTCCCAACACTCCATCTCCCCCATCTCCCTGCCTTGCTGCCTGCGCATTCCCAGCAAAG ATCCTCTGGAGGAGACCCCAGAGGCTCCAGCGCCCACCAATATGAGCACAGCAGCAGACCTCCTGCGTCAGGGCGCCG CTTGCAGTGTGCTCTACCTGACCTCAGTGGAGACGGAGTCACTGACAGGGCCCCAGGCAGTTGCCCGGGCCAGCTCTGCAGCCCTGAACTGCAGCCCCCGCCCTACGCCAGGTGTCATCCATTTCAAGGTCTCAGCCCACGGCATTACGCTGACAGATAACCAAAGGAA GCTCTTCTTTCGCCGCCATTATCCAGTGAACAGCATCACTTTCTCCAGCACTGACCCACAGGACCGGAG ATGGACCAACCCAGACGGGACCACCTCCAA GATCTTTGGTTTTGTGGCCAAGAAGCCAGGCAGCCCCTGGGAGAACGTGTGTCACCTCTTTGCAGAGCTtgacccagatcagcctgcaggcgCAATTGTCACTTTCATCACCAAAGTTCTACTGGGCCAGAGAAAATGA